The sequence below is a genomic window from Vibrio mangrovi.
CATCACATTCATCAACGTACAGGCCTTCACTGCCGTATAGGCAGCTTAGAAACTGCAACATACACCCACCGGCTAAACTCCTGACTTCACTGCCGTATAGGCAGCTTAGAAATTTCTCCCCTCCGCTTGATCTGGATCTATCGTCTGCCTCTGGTTTTGAAAATTTGAACTATTTTACTGAAAAACGCGTTAGTTCCTGATCGGGCCTCTTGATAGCCTACAGACATTGATTATTACTGTTCAGCGAAATGAAATACGTAGGTATTTCGAGGAGTTACGCGATGTCTAATATGTTTTATATCCCTTCTTCTAACCTGATGGGTCCGGGCTGTTTGTCTGATGCAGCGAAAGAAATCGCGGCTCATGGTTTTAAGAATGCTTTGATTGTCACCGATAAAATCCTGAATCAAATCGGTGTGGTGGCAAAAGTAACAAAATTGCTTGCGGACTCAGAAGTTCAGGCCGTTGTTTTTGATGAGACCAAACCGAATCCAACCGTAGGTAATGTGGAAGCCGGGCTGGCGATACTCAAAGCAAACCAGTGTGACTGTGTGATTTCTCTGGGTGGCGGTTCACCTCATGACTGTGCAAAAGGTATCGCTTTGCTCGCGACCAACGGCGGAGAGATTAAAGACTATGAAGGGATTGATCAGTCAGCCAAGCCTCAGTTGCCTCTGATTGCAGTCAATACAACAGCGGGTACTGCATCGGAAATGACCCGTTTTTGCATTATTACCGACGAAGTCCGTCATATCAAAATGGCGATCGTTGACAAGCATGTCACGCCAATGATGTCAGTCAATGATCCGGAACTGATGCTGGCCAAACCTGCATCACTGACAGCCGCAACCGGTATGGACGCACTGACTCACGCGATTGAAGCTTATGTCTCGATTGCAGCGACACCGATTACGGATGCGGTCGCATTAAAAGCGATTGAAATGATTCAGGGTAACTTACGTCAGGCGGTCGCACACGGTGATGATATCAAAGCACGTGACAACATGGCTTATGCGCAGTTTATGGCGGGCATGGCTTTTAATAATGCCTCACTCGGTTATGTCCACGCGATTGCGCATCAGCTTGGTGGCT
It includes:
- the yiaY gene encoding L-threonine dehydrogenase; its protein translation is MSNMFYIPSSNLMGPGCLSDAAKEIAAHGFKNALIVTDKILNQIGVVAKVTKLLADSEVQAVVFDETKPNPTVGNVEAGLAILKANQCDCVISLGGGSPHDCAKGIALLATNGGEIKDYEGIDQSAKPQLPLIAVNTTAGTASEMTRFCIITDEVRHIKMAIVDKHVTPMMSVNDPELMLAKPASLTAATGMDALTHAIEAYVSIAATPITDAVALKAIEMIQGNLRQAVAHGDDIKARDNMAYAQFMAGMAFNNASLGYVHAIAHQLGGFYDLPHGVCNAVLLPHVQKYNSTVAAGRLADIAVALGVETKEMTDTDAASAAIAAICQLSADVNIPKGLQELGVQEADFDVLAENALKDACGFTNPQQATHEEIVAILTAAM